The following are encoded together in the Desulfococcus multivorans genome:
- a CDS encoding rhodanese-like domain-containing protein, whose amino-acid sequence MTLTRIIKTSLIIIIGAVIICTPQAASEDPALSDADKKKIVYEMYERYKKGFPTVQDISAPRIMALMNTGKVVFVDTRTPEEMAVSMLPGALPKTVFLKQPKAYRNDLVVGYCTISYRSGKFAEKMAEEGVRMYNLTGGLLAWVLEGGKIYDAGGETRRIHVYGEEWNYPPAGYTSVMFNRFDRIFMKR is encoded by the coding sequence ATGACATTAACCAGAATCATCAAGACAAGCCTTATCATCATAATCGGGGCGGTAATCATCTGCACACCGCAGGCGGCGTCCGAGGATCCCGCTCTCTCGGACGCGGACAAGAAAAAGATCGTCTATGAGATGTACGAACGCTACAAAAAAGGATTCCCGACCGTCCAGGACATCTCCGCACCCCGGATTATGGCGCTGATGAACACCGGCAAGGTCGTTTTCGTAGATACGCGCACCCCTGAGGAGATGGCTGTATCGATGCTGCCCGGCGCCTTGCCGAAAACAGTCTTCTTGAAGCAGCCAAAGGCCTATCGGAACGATCTTGTCGTCGGATACTGTACCATCAGTTACCGCAGCGGAAAATTTGCGGAGAAAATGGCCGAAGAGGGTGTAAGAATGTACAATCTAACCGGCGGACTGCTGGCATGGGTTCTAGAGGGAGGAAAGATTTATGATGCCGGCGGCGAAACCCGACGGATCCATGTTTATGGCGAAGAGTGGAATTATCCACCGGCGGGCTATACCAGCGTTATGTTCAATCGTTTTGATCGGATTTTTATGAAGCGGTAA
- the nifS gene encoding cysteine desulfurase NifS produces the protein MMKTVYLDNNATTAVAPEVLEAMLPYLKDHYGNPSSMYGMARRVSTALNQARTQTARILGASPEEIVFTSCGTESDNAAIWAAIRSNPLKRHIITSRVEHSAVKNLCEYLSHNGYQVTFVPVDGKGRLDLDYLYDHLSEDTAVVSLMWANNETGVMFPVEEIAREVKNKGVVFHTDAVQAVGKVPMDIGRTGIDMLSLSGHKLHAPKGVGALYVRKGTKFTPFLVGGHQEQNRRGGTENVASIVALGKAAELAGNLMAEENTRVKALRDRLETGILAAVPHADVNGDTDRRLPNTTNISFEFIEGESILLMMDEIGICASSGSACTSGSLEPSHVLRAMGVPYTAAHGSVRFSLSVYNTRQEIDYVIEKLPPIIERLRQMSPFWKSVQAG, from the coding sequence ATGATGAAAACGGTCTATCTCGACAACAACGCCACGACCGCCGTAGCGCCGGAAGTGCTGGAGGCGATGCTCCCATACCTCAAAGATCATTATGGAAACCCTTCAAGCATGTACGGCATGGCCAGACGAGTGTCGACGGCCCTCAACCAGGCACGCACGCAGACGGCCCGGATCCTTGGTGCGTCTCCGGAGGAGATTGTTTTTACGAGTTGCGGCACGGAGAGCGATAATGCCGCCATCTGGGCCGCTATCCGGTCGAATCCCCTCAAGCGGCATATCATCACCAGCCGCGTGGAACATTCCGCTGTGAAGAATCTTTGCGAGTATCTCAGTCACAACGGGTATCAGGTAACCTTTGTGCCGGTGGACGGCAAAGGCCGGCTTGATCTCGATTACCTTTACGATCATCTCAGCGAAGATACCGCCGTGGTCAGCCTGATGTGGGCCAACAACGAAACCGGCGTCATGTTTCCAGTGGAAGAGATTGCCCGGGAGGTCAAGAATAAAGGGGTGGTGTTTCATACGGATGCGGTCCAGGCTGTTGGGAAGGTCCCCATGGATATCGGTCGAACCGGCATCGATATGCTTTCGCTGTCCGGGCACAAGCTGCACGCCCCCAAAGGCGTGGGGGCGCTCTATGTGCGGAAAGGCACCAAGTTCACCCCCTTCCTTGTCGGCGGCCACCAGGAGCAGAATCGGAGAGGCGGGACGGAAAATGTGGCATCCATCGTGGCGTTGGGAAAGGCTGCGGAACTCGCCGGCAATCTCATGGCGGAGGAAAATACCCGGGTGAAAGCGCTCAGGGATCGCCTGGAGACCGGTATTCTGGCGGCCGTCCCCCATGCCGACGTTAACGGCGATACGGATCGGCGGCTCCCTAATACGACCAATATCTCTTTTGAGTTCATCGAGGGTGAATCGATTCTGCTGATGATGGATGAGATCGGTATCTGTGCCTCGTCGGGGTCCGCATGCACCTCGGGTTCTTTGGAACCGTCCCATGTGCTTCGGGCCATGGGCGTGCCTTATACCGCCGCCCATGGGTCCGTGAGGTTCAGCCTCAGCGTGTACAACACCCGGCAGGAAATCGATTACGTCATCGAGAAGCTTCCGCCGATTATAGAGCGGCTCAGGCAGATGTCGCCGTTCTGGAAATCGGTCCAGGCCGGCTGA
- a CDS encoding AMP-binding protein, which produces MQLPQFEVGKTTIGQLVDLVADQFGDSKALMYHDYGIDYTYRDFQKVCNDVAKGFMALGVEKGEHIAIWANNVPEWVLSQFGTGKMGAVLVTVNTSYRSFELEYLMKQSDATTLVLISGLREPDEYLKVVYDVCPELKDCEPGKLESARLPKLKNVVLLSKERQPGMFIWDDVIEMGRSISDAELKARQDSMDPHDVINMQYTSGTTGYPKGVMLTHTNLIGNAKSMAECMALSSKDNLCITVPFFHCFGCVIGTLCSVVSATCMSPVPSFSAKAVLEVVERNKCTALHGVPTMFIAELEEMEKRSYDTSSLRTGVMAGSPCPIEVMKKVVDVMGAKEMTIVYGQTEASPGITQTRREDSLELRVSTVGRALPNVEVKIVDPATGETVAPGVPGELCSRGYHVMKGYYKNPEATAEAVDADGWLHTGDLAIMDANGYCKITGRIKDMIIRGGENIYPREIEEFLYTHPKVLDVQVVGVPSTKYGEEVAAFIKLKEGYTADENEMRAFCKDKIAFHKIPAFFLFVTEYPTTASGKIQKYKLREEATKALGREEAAKIETA; this is translated from the coding sequence ATGCAGCTACCACAGTTTGAAGTCGGTAAAACCACCATCGGTCAATTGGTCGATCTGGTTGCGGACCAGTTTGGCGACAGCAAGGCATTGATGTATCACGACTACGGGATCGACTATACCTATCGGGATTTTCAAAAGGTCTGTAACGATGTTGCAAAAGGGTTCATGGCCCTCGGGGTAGAAAAGGGAGAGCACATCGCCATATGGGCCAACAACGTTCCGGAATGGGTGCTGTCCCAGTTCGGTACCGGAAAAATGGGCGCTGTCCTGGTCACCGTCAACACCAGCTATCGCAGTTTTGAGCTGGAGTATCTGATGAAACAGTCCGATGCTACGACGCTTGTGCTGATCAGCGGGCTTCGGGAGCCTGACGAGTACCTCAAGGTTGTCTACGATGTCTGTCCCGAGCTGAAGGATTGCGAGCCCGGGAAGCTCGAAAGCGCCAGACTCCCGAAGTTGAAAAATGTGGTCCTCCTGTCCAAGGAGCGCCAGCCGGGAATGTTTATCTGGGACGACGTTATTGAAATGGGGCGTTCCATTTCCGATGCCGAGCTCAAAGCGCGGCAGGATTCGATGGATCCTCATGACGTGATCAATATGCAGTATACCTCGGGGACCACCGGATATCCCAAAGGCGTTATGTTGACCCACACCAACTTGATCGGCAACGCAAAGAGCATGGCTGAGTGCATGGCGTTGTCATCGAAAGACAACCTTTGTATAACGGTTCCTTTTTTCCATTGTTTCGGCTGCGTTATCGGTACATTGTGTTCCGTTGTTTCGGCCACCTGCATGTCGCCGGTGCCGTCATTTTCAGCCAAGGCGGTGTTGGAGGTTGTCGAGCGCAACAAATGTACGGCGCTTCACGGTGTTCCGACCATGTTTATCGCAGAACTCGAGGAGATGGAAAAGCGATCCTACGATACCTCTTCATTGAGGACCGGTGTCATGGCGGGGTCGCCATGCCCCATCGAGGTGATGAAAAAGGTTGTGGACGTCATGGGGGCCAAGGAAATGACCATTGTTTACGGGCAAACCGAGGCTTCCCCCGGGATCACGCAGACGCGTCGCGAGGATTCGCTGGAACTCCGGGTGAGCACCGTCGGGCGGGCCCTGCCCAATGTCGAGGTCAAAATCGTCGATCCGGCCACGGGAGAGACGGTGGCGCCGGGTGTTCCGGGCGAGCTGTGCTCGCGAGGATATCATGTCATGAAGGGGTACTACAAGAACCCCGAGGCCACAGCCGAGGCCGTCGATGCCGATGGGTGGCTGCACACGGGAGACCTGGCGATCATGGATGCCAACGGATATTGCAAGATCACGGGACGCATCAAGGATATGATCATACGCGGCGGTGAAAACATCTATCCCAGGGAGATCGAGGAGTTCCTCTACACCCATCCCAAGGTCCTGGATGTTCAGGTTGTGGGCGTTCCGAGCACCAAATACGGGGAAGAGGTGGCCGCTTTCATCAAACTCAAAGAGGGGTATACGGCAGATGAAAATGAGATGCGGGCCTTTTGTAAAGACAAGATCGCCTTTCACAAGATTCCGGCATTCTTCCTTTTTGTGACGGAGTATCCCACCACCGCCAGCGGCAAGATTCAGAAATACAAGCTGAGAGAAGAGGCGACCAAGGCTCTGGGACGTGAGGAGGCTGCCAAGATCGAAACGGCTTAA
- a CDS encoding cytochrome ubiquinol oxidase subunit I, protein MDLVSLSRLQFAFTTAFHILFPTFTIGLAFFLVILEILWLRSKDEMFYRMYRFWVKIFALHFAVGVVSGITLEFEFGTNFALFSQYVANVMAPLLAFEGMTAFFLEAGFLGIMLFGWNRVSPGIHFLSTCLVALGATLSSFWIMAANAWMQTPSGFDIVDGELMVRSFREVIFNPAFPTHLGHMVLAAYETTAFAVAGISAWFLLKNEHVAFYRRSLKIALMMAVVVAPAQVFIGDMKGLVTARHQPAKLAAMEGHWETNTEGGAAFNLFAVPDMAAERNRLELSIPNGLSLLITHSRDGQVQGLKDFPREDRPNALITYWSFRIMVGIGFLFIGVMIWAAILAFRKRVYESTRFLKTLIFIQPMGFLAVVMGWITTEVGRQPWAVYGLMRTTDGVSPIHAGNVLWSLGMFIAFFVIIGSSYFHYIFRILRNGPDLTSPIPPVQIPSGMRPVEEALKEA, encoded by the coding sequence ATGGACCTTGTATCCCTTTCCCGTCTGCAGTTTGCTTTTACAACGGCGTTCCATATTTTATTCCCGACATTCACCATCGGACTTGCGTTTTTTCTGGTGATCCTGGAAATTCTATGGCTCAGAAGCAAGGACGAAATGTTCTACCGCATGTACCGTTTCTGGGTAAAAATATTTGCACTCCATTTTGCCGTAGGAGTGGTAAGCGGCATTACCCTGGAATTTGAATTCGGCACCAACTTCGCCCTGTTTTCACAGTATGTGGCGAATGTCATGGCGCCCCTTTTGGCTTTCGAAGGCATGACCGCCTTTTTTCTGGAGGCCGGTTTTCTGGGAATCATGCTCTTCGGGTGGAACCGAGTGTCGCCGGGGATTCATTTCCTTTCAACCTGTCTCGTGGCCCTGGGAGCGACGCTTTCATCTTTCTGGATTATGGCTGCCAACGCCTGGATGCAGACCCCGTCGGGATTTGATATTGTCGATGGTGAGCTGATGGTGAGAAGTTTCAGGGAAGTCATCTTCAACCCGGCCTTCCCCACCCATCTCGGCCACATGGTTCTGGCGGCTTACGAGACCACCGCGTTCGCCGTTGCCGGGATTTCCGCATGGTTTCTACTGAAAAATGAGCATGTCGCCTTCTATCGGCGGTCCCTTAAGATCGCCCTGATGATGGCGGTTGTGGTTGCGCCGGCCCAGGTATTCATCGGAGACATGAAGGGCTTGGTCACTGCACGTCATCAGCCGGCAAAATTGGCTGCTATGGAGGGGCATTGGGAGACCAATACCGAAGGAGGGGCCGCTTTCAATCTTTTTGCCGTCCCCGACATGGCTGCGGAGCGTAATCGTCTGGAACTTTCAATCCCCAACGGTCTGAGTCTGCTCATCACCCACTCCAGGGACGGACAGGTCCAGGGACTCAAGGACTTTCCCAGGGAAGACAGACCCAACGCCCTGATCACCTACTGGTCATTTCGGATTATGGTTGGCATCGGTTTCCTGTTCATCGGGGTGATGATCTGGGCGGCGATCCTCGCGTTTCGAAAGCGTGTGTATGAATCCACCCGGTTTTTGAAAACGCTGATCTTCATCCAGCCGATGGGATTTTTGGCTGTTGTTATGGGTTGGATAACCACCGAGGTCGGCAGACAACCCTGGGCGGTATATGGTCTGATGCGCACGACAGATGGCGTGTCGCCCATTCATGCCGGAAACGTGCTCTGGTCGCTGGGGATGTTCATCGCATTTTTCGTCATCATCGGATCGAGCTATTTTCATTATATCTTCAGGATCCTGCGGAATGGGCCGGACCTCACCAGCCCCATCCCGCCTGTTCAGATTCCGTCGGGTATGCGGCCTGTAGAGGAGGCCCTAAAGGAGGCATAA
- the cydB gene encoding cytochrome d ubiquinol oxidase subunit II, which yields MVDLVQLWMALVGLVVILYVILDGFGLGIGMLFPTAKNEAERDTLMNTIAPIWDANQTWIVFGGGALFAAFPKIYTVLFSALYIPILTFLFGLIFRGVAFEFRANSRRKTAWNRAFFFGSLVAALGQGFTLGGYISGVQVVDGAFAGGPLDWLNPFTLAVGLALVVGYMLLGATFLIIKTDGAVQDRAYRQAFQAAVITAGFMFLVSVWTPHHAPDLTARWFTAPRVYFVWNFPLLGIIAFVMLLWSLKRRKEILPFFSSILLFISAYLGLEAAVYPMAIPPALTIYEAAAQRETQIFTLWGVAVVLPVVLSYTLYSYRVFRGKVADGEGYH from the coding sequence ATGGTGGACCTGGTTCAGCTATGGATGGCCCTGGTCGGACTGGTGGTCATTCTCTACGTGATTCTGGACGGTTTCGGACTCGGGATCGGGATGTTGTTTCCTACCGCCAAAAATGAGGCGGAGCGCGATACGCTCATGAACACCATCGCACCCATATGGGATGCCAATCAGACATGGATCGTCTTTGGCGGGGGAGCGCTGTTTGCAGCGTTTCCGAAAATTTACACGGTGCTGTTCAGTGCGCTCTATATCCCGATTTTGACGTTTCTGTTTGGTTTGATCTTTCGGGGCGTTGCGTTCGAATTCCGGGCCAATAGCCGGCGCAAGACGGCATGGAACCGTGCTTTCTTCTTTGGTAGTCTGGTGGCCGCACTTGGCCAGGGATTTACCCTGGGCGGATATATTTCGGGCGTTCAGGTCGTTGACGGCGCTTTTGCCGGGGGCCCCCTTGACTGGCTGAATCCTTTTACCCTTGCCGTGGGGCTGGCTCTGGTGGTCGGCTATATGCTTCTGGGAGCAACTTTCCTGATCATCAAAACCGATGGGGCCGTTCAGGATCGGGCCTACCGACAAGCGTTCCAGGCGGCGGTGATCACGGCCGGTTTCATGTTTCTGGTGAGTGTCTGGACACCTCACCATGCTCCCGATTTAACGGCACGCTGGTTCACAGCGCCGCGGGTCTATTTTGTGTGGAATTTCCCATTGCTGGGTATCATCGCCTTTGTTATGCTGTTATGGAGCCTGAAGCGTCGAAAGGAAATCCTTCCCTTCTTCAGCAGCATTTTGTTGTTCATATCGGCATACCTGGGGTTGGAGGCGGCAGTCTATCCCATGGCGATTCCACCGGCTCTTACTATCTATGAGGCCGCGGCCCAGCGGGAGACCCAGATATTCACGCTCTGGGGGGTTGCGGTGGTACTGCCGGTGGTGTTGAGCTATACCCTGTACAGTTACCGGGTTTTCCGCGGCAAGGTTGCGGATGGCGAGGGATATCATTAG
- a CDS encoding CDP-alcohol phosphatidyltransferase family protein yields the protein MSRKLLISKKATTILIYSRPLLVFGGMLCAVGVIWNRSPALYTLGVTLLFISMTFDLVDGWFAARFQPHPTLAQLADRIMDKIVYSIIFPLIAVGMMWRLVNFSSDFNRIELLHAIFVLFMCIAVLIRDNFASFMRNFAIRQGQEPEPSEFTRLRTIVAAPVSALLYAHAFYVPEVPLGSAASRLYAWISWLGSLPVRGLFFIEILFLIITFGSIAAYCRKYGSYCLDDLCLDDDVLRRQILSLLPNALTVMNAMMGLLGVFFANQGRFREAYLLLIGAAIFDKLDGAMARRLGLTTPLPKAENKSKPKINLGSIMDDLADGVSFCIVPAWMFYIAFSGIEDPFVQKLAAGPIAIFYALMGIIRLIYFTLDKSPIPGFFKGMPTPAAALFVTAPLIMLSQAAAQGSTDWVRFWAVFCAVLMVLNGVIMNIYPIRYLHLGRFMSRRPWFARGSMLLLLTFVFTPYLGHMAVCYLFLYLLSPLVTWRIDPEVAAKENHSDIQTR from the coding sequence ATGTCGCGCAAGTTATTGATATCCAAAAAAGCCACGACCATTTTGATCTACAGTCGTCCCCTTCTCGTTTTCGGAGGCATGCTCTGTGCCGTCGGCGTCATATGGAACCGCAGCCCCGCCCTATACACGCTGGGTGTCACCCTGCTTTTCATTTCCATGACCTTTGATCTGGTGGACGGCTGGTTCGCCGCTCGCTTTCAACCCCACCCGACATTGGCGCAACTTGCCGACCGCATCATGGACAAAATCGTCTACTCAATCATATTCCCGTTGATCGCAGTGGGCATGATGTGGCGACTGGTCAACTTTTCATCGGATTTCAATCGCATCGAACTTCTCCACGCCATCTTCGTATTGTTCATGTGCATTGCCGTTTTAATACGAGATAATTTTGCCAGTTTCATGCGGAATTTTGCCATCCGCCAGGGGCAGGAACCGGAACCCAGCGAGTTCACGCGCCTCAGGACCATTGTAGCGGCACCCGTCAGTGCGCTGCTTTACGCCCATGCCTTTTATGTCCCCGAGGTTCCTTTGGGCTCGGCCGCGTCCCGCTTGTATGCCTGGATCTCATGGTTGGGGAGTCTGCCGGTTCGCGGACTCTTTTTCATCGAAATTCTGTTTCTTATCATTACCTTTGGGTCCATTGCGGCCTACTGTCGGAAATACGGCAGTTATTGTCTGGACGACCTCTGTCTGGATGACGACGTCCTGCGCCGGCAGATTCTATCGCTTTTGCCCAACGCACTTACGGTGATGAATGCAATGATGGGACTCCTGGGGGTATTTTTCGCGAATCAGGGGCGGTTTCGAGAGGCTTACCTGCTATTGATCGGCGCTGCCATCTTTGATAAACTCGACGGCGCGATGGCACGGCGACTTGGACTTACGACGCCGCTGCCGAAAGCCGAAAACAAATCCAAGCCCAAAATCAACCTGGGAAGCATCATGGACGACCTGGCGGACGGGGTCAGTTTCTGCATCGTCCCCGCATGGATGTTTTACATCGCGTTCTCCGGCATCGAAGATCCTTTCGTTCAAAAGCTTGCCGCTGGTCCTATCGCCATTTTTTACGCGCTCATGGGGATCATCCGGCTCATCTACTTCACCCTTGATAAATCCCCGATTCCAGGATTTTTCAAGGGAATGCCCACGCCGGCGGCCGCTCTCTTTGTGACGGCGCCTCTCATCATGCTTAGCCAGGCAGCAGCGCAGGGATCGACGGACTGGGTCCGATTCTGGGCCGTATTCTGCGCCGTCCTCATGGTCCTGAACGGCGTTATCATGAATATCTATCCGATCCGCTATCTTCACCTGGGCCGTTTCATGAGCCGACGGCCCTGGTTTGCCCGTGGGAGCATGCTGCTGTTGTTGACGTTTGTTTTCACCCCGTACCTGGGACACATGGCCGTTTGCTATCTTTTCCTGTATCTATTGTCACCGCTTGTCACCTGGCGCATCGATCCCGAGGTTGCCGCCAAAGAAAATCATTCGGACATACAGACCCGATGA
- a CDS encoding CBS domain-containing protein, translating to MGEATDIETAEDLTVITTHMNADFDAMACMLAAQKLYPDSIVVFPGSHEKTLRNFFVQSMVYLFNMADIRDIDFQKIRRLVLVDTRQPARIGRFAEILGKEDLEIHIYDHHSAFKNDIKGHVEVVEPTGAAISILTRIIREREIPLSPDEATIMCLGIYEDTGSFTFSSTTEADFLAAAFLLGQGAKLDIISNLTAREMSFEQVGLLNDMVQALVRRHIKGVEIAMTIVSTEHYVPDFAFLVHKMVKMENIPVIFAIGRMDSKIYVVARSRISDVDVGVIIGKMGGGGHAFAASASIKDKTLVQVEQELLDILYREINSSKQARDLMSSPAIRVDADIPLEEARNLMTRYNVNALLVTESQRDQEALLGYISRQIIAKALYLKLDKAVVREYMSTELGTVGPDAELPDIQEQIIENKQRILPVMENGKILGVITRTDLLNILIQQTDYAEKKQPDPFMEMVNARTRSILRLMKERLSDYIMEILVSAGQVADQLGFGAYAVGGFVRDLFLYRVNEDIDIVIEGNGIEFAKTYARLKKARIHTYEKFGTAVVIFPDGFKIDIATARMEYYRFPADLPNVEMSSIKLDLFRRDFTINTLAVQLNAVKFGILIDFFAAQKDLKEKVIRILHNLSFVEDPTRIFRAIRFEQRFGFSIGKLTAGLIKNAVKMDLFNKLSGRRIFNELRQILEEADPTPAVQRMHDFDLLKYIHPELKPSAKLLSNFQAVKKVLDWHDLLFLDEEYLQWAVYLMVMLRQFKPDTTRAICERFEMASRYQVIFCEERYRGDQCLFWLRRNLPIENSKIYRELSEFRVEVLLYMMAVTRNEAVRKAISNYFTQLRQVAISIRGKDLQRIGVKPGPVYREILDAALNAKLNGRIKTRSDELNFVRNYVA from the coding sequence ATGGGGGAGGCGACCGATATTGAGACGGCAGAGGACCTGACGGTGATCACGACCCATATGAATGCCGATTTTGACGCCATGGCGTGCATGCTTGCGGCGCAGAAACTCTATCCCGACAGCATTGTCGTTTTTCCCGGATCCCATGAAAAGACGCTTCGAAATTTTTTTGTCCAATCAATGGTTTACCTGTTCAACATGGCCGATATCCGGGACATCGATTTTCAGAAAATCCGACGGCTGGTGCTGGTCGACACTCGGCAGCCCGCGCGAATCGGCCGGTTCGCGGAGATCCTGGGGAAGGAAGACCTCGAGATTCACATCTACGATCACCATTCCGCTTTCAAAAATGACATTAAAGGCCATGTGGAGGTCGTTGAGCCTACCGGTGCGGCCATCAGCATTCTCACACGCATCATCCGAGAGCGGGAAATTCCCTTGTCCCCCGACGAGGCTACGATCATGTGTTTGGGTATATATGAAGACACCGGCTCATTCACCTTTTCCTCGACGACGGAGGCCGATTTTCTCGCGGCGGCGTTTCTGCTGGGCCAAGGCGCCAAGCTCGACATCATTTCCAATCTCACCGCTCGAGAGATGAGTTTCGAGCAGGTGGGGTTGCTGAACGATATGGTCCAGGCCCTCGTCCGTCGTCATATCAAGGGCGTCGAGATCGCCATGACCATCGTCAGCACCGAACATTACGTGCCGGACTTCGCTTTTCTGGTTCACAAGATGGTCAAAATGGAAAACATTCCCGTCATTTTCGCCATCGGCCGCATGGACAGCAAAATCTACGTCGTGGCCAGGAGTCGGATTTCGGATGTGGATGTCGGCGTCATTATCGGCAAAATGGGCGGCGGAGGGCACGCATTCGCTGCATCGGCATCCATTAAGGACAAGACGCTCGTCCAGGTGGAACAGGAACTGCTTGACATTCTATATCGGGAGATCAACTCGAGCAAGCAGGCCCGGGATCTGATGTCCTCCCCGGCGATTCGAGTCGATGCCGACATACCACTGGAGGAGGCGCGCAACCTCATGACCCGCTATAATGTCAACGCGCTTCTGGTGACCGAATCCCAAAGGGATCAGGAGGCTCTTCTGGGATACATCTCCAGGCAGATCATCGCCAAGGCGCTCTATCTCAAGTTGGACAAGGCCGTGGTGCGGGAGTATATGTCGACGGAGTTGGGGACTGTGGGGCCGGACGCCGAGCTTCCGGACATCCAGGAACAGATCATCGAAAACAAACAGCGAATTCTCCCGGTTATGGAGAACGGTAAAATCCTGGGGGTCATCACCCGGACCGATCTGCTCAACATCCTGATCCAACAGACCGATTATGCCGAGAAGAAACAGCCGGACCCCTTCATGGAAATGGTGAACGCCCGGACCCGAAGCATTCTTCGACTGATGAAGGAACGGCTGTCGGACTACATCATGGAGATTCTTGTCAGCGCCGGCCAGGTGGCGGATCAGCTGGGATTCGGGGCCTACGCCGTTGGCGGGTTTGTCCGCGATCTATTTCTTTACCGGGTCAACGAGGACATTGACATCGTTATCGAAGGCAACGGGATCGAGTTTGCCAAAACCTACGCGCGGCTCAAAAAGGCCCGCATCCATACCTATGAGAAATTCGGTACCGCCGTCGTGATTTTTCCCGACGGTTTCAAGATCGACATCGCTACGGCGCGGATGGAGTATTACCGATTTCCTGCGGATTTGCCCAATGTGGAGATGAGCTCCATAAAGCTGGACCTGTTCAGAAGAGACTTTACCATCAATACCCTGGCCGTCCAGCTGAATGCTGTCAAATTCGGTATTCTGATCGATTTTTTTGCTGCACAGAAGGATCTCAAGGAAAAGGTCATCCGCATTCTTCACAACCTCAGTTTTGTGGAGGACCCGACGCGAATTTTCAGAGCGATCCGGTTTGAGCAGCGCTTCGGCTTCAGTATCGGCAAGCTGACCGCGGGGCTCATCAAGAATGCGGTAAAAATGGATCTTTTCAACAAGCTCAGCGGCCGGAGGATCTTCAATGAACTCCGCCAGATTCTTGAAGAGGCGGATCCGACACCGGCTGTTCAGCGGATGCATGACTTTGACCTGCTCAAGTACATTCACCCAGAGCTGAAACCTTCCGCAAAGCTTCTGTCCAATTTTCAGGCTGTCAAAAAGGTTCTGGACTGGCATGATCTGCTCTTTCTGGACGAAGAATACCTTCAATGGGCGGTCTATCTCATGGTGATGCTTCGACAGTTCAAGCCGGATACCACGCGGGCGATCTGTGAAAGGTTCGAAATGGCGTCTCGGTACCAGGTTATATTCTGCGAGGAGCGATACCGGGGAGACCAATGCCTTTTCTGGCTGCGGCGGAACCTGCCCATCGAAAACAGCAAAATATACCGGGAACTTTCGGAATTTCGGGTGGAGGTGCTGTTATATATGATGGCGGTAACCCGAAACGAAGCGGTACGGAAGGCCATCTCCAACTATTTCACTCAACTTCGGCAGGTCGCTATCTCGATCCGGGGGAAGGACCTTCAGCGGATCGGCGTCAAACCGGGGCCGGTCTATCGCGAAATTCTCGATGCCGCATTGAATGCCAAGCTGAACGGACGGATCAAGACGCGAAGCGACGAACTCAACTTTGTCCGCAACTATGTGGCGTGA
- the nifU gene encoding Fe-S cluster assembly protein NifU, whose product MWEYSDKVKEHFLNPRNVGVIEDADGVGEVGSISCGDALKLTFKVDENERIVDVKFQTFGCASAIASSSALTEMLKGKTIEEAEKITNDDIANYLGGLPKEKMHCSVMGQEALEKAIACYRGKPLSEKEGEIVCECFGVTDVEIRRALTEHRLSAVEDVTHYIKAGGGCGNCHDRIQELINEVTGQAPSVRTLPPKMTNIQKIRLIEETLEREIKPALKQDGGDIELVDVEGTRVQVKLHGSCSSCSAAQITLKDFVEKKLREFVLPELVVEEV is encoded by the coding sequence ATGTGGGAATATTCTGATAAAGTAAAAGAGCATTTTCTGAATCCCCGAAACGTTGGGGTTATCGAGGACGCCGACGGAGTGGGGGAGGTCGGCTCCATATCCTGTGGAGATGCATTGAAGTTGACCTTCAAGGTGGATGAGAATGAACGGATCGTCGATGTCAAGTTCCAGACCTTTGGGTGCGCCAGCGCCATCGCGTCGTCATCCGCCTTGACAGAGATGCTGAAAGGAAAAACGATTGAGGAGGCCGAAAAGATCACCAACGACGATATCGCCAATTATTTGGGAGGCCTCCCCAAGGAGAAAATGCATTGTTCGGTCATGGGACAGGAGGCCCTGGAAAAAGCCATTGCATGTTACCGGGGTAAACCTCTCTCGGAAAAGGAAGGGGAGATCGTCTGTGAGTGCTTCGGTGTGACCGATGTCGAAATTCGACGCGCCTTGACGGAGCATCGTCTTTCGGCCGTTGAGGACGTAACCCACTACATCAAGGCCGGCGGTGGGTGCGGGAACTGCCACGATCGAATCCAGGAACTCATCAACGAGGTGACGGGGCAAGCACCATCGGTCCGGACCCTACCCCCCAAGATGACCAATATCCAGAAGATTCGACTGATCGAAGAGACCTTGGAACGAGAGATCAAACCCGCCCTCAAACAGGATGGGGGCGATATCGAGCTGGTTGATGTTGAAGGCACGCGGGTTCAGGTGAAGCTCCATGGCTCCTGCTCCAGTTGCAGCGCCGCCCAGATAACCCTCAAGGACTTCGTGGAAAAAAAGCTTCGGGAATTCGTTCTGCCGGAACTCGTTGTAGAGGAGGTGTAA